From the genome of Actinomycetes bacterium, one region includes:
- the serB gene encoding phosphoserine phosphatase SerB: MSTDPTAAAEPQTLLVTLTGPDRPGVTSTLFSSLAAFDLAVLDVEQVVIRGTLVLGVLLGGPDPAAAAEAVRTVGASLGLAVETSTGAAEEDPRRRGRVHVTLLGRPLRPQAVAAVAGAIADSGANIDRIVRLAHYPVTGIELEVSGADPTGLRASLAVTAAAHQVDVAVQRSGLSRRAKRLVVMDVDSTLIQDEVIELLAAHAGHAEEVAGVTAAAMRGELDFRASLLARVALLEGLPESVLDEVRHEVRLAPGARTLVRTLHRLGFRVGIVSGGFTQITDALAADLGLDFAAANTLEVVDGQLTGRLVGPIVDRPGKAAALERFAAAAGVPISQTIAVGDGANDLDMLSRAGLGVAFNAKEVVRQAADTSVSVPYLDTVLYLLGISREEIEEADAEGGTPTPAPAIPPPD, translated from the coding sequence ATGAGCACCGATCCCACCGCCGCCGCAGAGCCGCAGACCCTGCTGGTCACTCTCACCGGCCCGGACCGGCCGGGCGTCACGAGCACGCTGTTCAGCTCGCTGGCGGCGTTCGACCTGGCCGTGCTGGACGTCGAGCAGGTGGTGATCCGCGGCACCCTCGTGCTCGGCGTGCTGCTCGGCGGCCCGGACCCGGCGGCGGCAGCCGAGGCGGTCAGGACGGTGGGTGCCTCGCTCGGCCTGGCCGTCGAGACGAGCACCGGGGCGGCCGAGGAGGACCCGCGGCGGCGCGGCCGGGTCCACGTCACGCTGCTCGGCCGGCCGCTGCGACCGCAGGCCGTCGCCGCGGTGGCGGGGGCGATTGCCGACAGCGGCGCCAACATCGACCGGATCGTGCGGCTGGCTCACTACCCGGTCACCGGGATCGAGCTGGAGGTGTCAGGGGCCGACCCGACGGGGCTTCGGGCGTCCCTCGCGGTCACCGCGGCGGCCCATCAGGTGGACGTCGCCGTGCAGCGCTCGGGGCTCAGCCGGCGGGCCAAGCGGCTCGTGGTGATGGACGTCGACTCGACGCTGATCCAGGACGAGGTCATCGAGCTGCTGGCCGCCCACGCCGGGCACGCCGAGGAGGTGGCCGGGGTCACGGCCGCGGCGATGCGCGGCGAGCTGGACTTCCGGGCCTCGCTGCTCGCCCGGGTGGCGCTGCTGGAGGGGCTGCCGGAGTCGGTGCTCGACGAGGTGCGGCACGAGGTGCGGCTCGCGCCCGGGGCCAGGACGCTGGTGCGCACCCTGCACCGGCTGGGCTTTCGGGTCGGCATCGTCAGCGGCGGGTTCACCCAGATCACCGACGCGCTGGCCGCGGACCTGGGGCTGGACTTCGCGGCGGCGAACACGCTGGAGGTCGTCGACGGCCAGCTCACCGGCCGACTGGTCGGCCCGATCGTGGACCGTCCCGGCAAGGCGGCCGCGCTGGAGCGGTTCGCCGCTGCCGCCGGCGTCCCGATCAGCCAGACCATCGCGGTCGGCGACGGCGCGAACGACCTGGACATGCTCTCCCGCGCGGGGCTCGGCGTCGCGTTCAACGCCAAGGAGGTCGTGCGGCAGGCCGCCGACACGTCGGTGAGCGTGCCCTACCTGGACACGGTGCTCTACCTGCTCGGGATCAGCCGCGAGGAGATCGAGGAGGCCGACGCCGAGGGCGGCACCCCGACCCCCGCCCCGGCCATCCCCCCTCCCGACTGA
- a CDS encoding ABC transporter ATP-binding protein, with translation MAAALDLRAVSVRRGETTLLDRVDWAVEEGERWVVLGPNGAGKTTVLQVASTQLHPTSGRAWVLGERLGKVDVFELRPRIGLASAALADRLPPDESVIDVVRTAAYAVVGRWHERYDSSDDSRAHALLVALGADQLARRRYGTLSEGERKRVQIARALMVDPELLLLDEPAAGLDLAGREELVARLAGLAADPYAPALVLVTHHVEEIPPGFTHALLLRAGRVVAAGPIEDVVDAEALSATFGLPLDVHRHRDRFAARLAD, from the coding sequence GTGGCGGCGGCGCTCGACCTGCGGGCGGTCAGTGTGCGCAGGGGCGAGACGACCCTGCTGGACCGGGTGGACTGGGCGGTCGAGGAGGGCGAGCGCTGGGTGGTGCTCGGACCCAACGGGGCCGGGAAGACCACCGTGCTGCAGGTGGCCTCGACGCAGCTGCACCCCACGAGCGGGCGGGCCTGGGTGCTCGGCGAGCGGCTCGGCAAGGTCGACGTCTTCGAGCTGCGGCCACGGATCGGCCTGGCCAGCGCCGCGCTCGCCGACCGGCTGCCGCCCGACGAGTCCGTGATCGACGTGGTCCGCACGGCGGCCTACGCCGTGGTCGGCCGGTGGCACGAGCGCTACGACTCCAGCGACGACTCCAGGGCGCACGCGCTGCTCGTCGCGCTCGGCGCGGACCAGCTGGCCCGGCGCCGCTACGGGACGCTGTCCGAGGGGGAGCGCAAGCGGGTGCAGATCGCCCGGGCGCTGATGGTCGACCCCGAGCTGCTGCTGCTCGACGAGCCGGCGGCCGGGCTGGACCTGGCCGGACGCGAGGAGCTGGTGGCCCGGCTGGCCGGCCTGGCGGCCGACCCGTACGCACCCGCGCTGGTGCTGGTCACCCACCACGTCGAGGAGATCCCGCCGGGCTTCACCCACGCCCTGCTGCTGCGCGCCGGGCGGGTCGTCGCGGCCGGCCCGATCGAGGACGTGGTCGACGCGGAGGCGCTGTCCGCGACGTTCGGGCTGCCGCTGGACGTGCACCGGCACCGTGACCGTTTCGCGGCGCGGCTCGCCGACTGA
- a CDS encoding NfeD family protein: MDWYWWLLMALVLGVVEIATVDLVFIMLAAGAVAGGLASALGAPLVAQAIVAAVISVLMLAVVRPVALKHLRQPLDTRTGTAALVGSQAIVLERVDRHDGRVKLKGEVWSARSYDPSTVIEPGAMVDVISIDGATVVVLSSEM; the protein is encoded by the coding sequence GTGGATTGGTACTGGTGGCTCCTGATGGCCCTGGTCCTCGGGGTGGTCGAGATCGCGACCGTGGACCTCGTCTTCATCATGCTCGCCGCGGGTGCGGTGGCCGGTGGCCTGGCCTCCGCCCTCGGTGCGCCGCTGGTCGCGCAGGCGATCGTCGCGGCCGTGATCTCCGTCCTCATGCTCGCCGTCGTCCGGCCGGTGGCCCTCAAGCACCTGCGGCAGCCGCTGGACACCCGCACCGGGACGGCCGCCCTGGTCGGCAGTCAGGCCATCGTCCTCGAACGGGTGGACCGGCACGACGGACGGGTCAAGCTCAAGGGCGAGGTCTGGTCGGCCCGCAGCTACGACCCGTCCACGGTCATCGAACCGGGTGCCATGGTGGACGTCATCAGCATCGACGGCGCCACCGTCGTCGTCCTCTCATCGGAGATGTGA
- a CDS encoding SPFH domain-containing protein — MSHVSSSIIALIIVLAVFFAVVVTLAKTVRIVPQARAGVVERLGRYSRTLNPGLTILVPFVDRLRPLIDLREQVVSFPPQPVITEDNLVVNIDSVIYFQVTDPKAASYEIANYIQAIEQLTVTTLRNVVGGIDLEDALTSREQINSALRGVLDEATGKWGVRVNRVELKAIDPPPSIKDSMEKQMRAEREKRATILTAEGFKQSSILTAEGEKQSAVLRAEGEAQAAVVRADGEAKAIQRVFQAIHDGDPDPRLLAYQYLQALPNIAKGDANKVWVIPAELTGAMGSLAQAFSRIPPDAPKPSAPPAAAADEPPALPPTGQPG; from the coding sequence GTGAGCCACGTGAGTTCCAGCATCATCGCCTTGATCATCGTTCTTGCGGTGTTCTTCGCCGTCGTCGTCACCCTGGCGAAAACGGTCCGGATCGTGCCGCAGGCCCGGGCCGGCGTCGTCGAGCGCCTCGGCCGGTACAGCCGCACCCTCAACCCCGGGCTGACCATCCTGGTGCCCTTCGTGGACCGGCTGCGCCCGCTCATCGACCTGCGCGAGCAGGTGGTGAGCTTCCCGCCGCAGCCGGTGATCACCGAGGACAACCTGGTCGTCAACATCGACTCGGTCATCTACTTCCAGGTCACCGACCCGAAGGCGGCCAGCTACGAGATCGCCAACTACATCCAGGCGATCGAGCAGCTGACGGTGACCACGCTGCGCAACGTCGTCGGCGGCATCGACCTGGAGGACGCGCTCACCTCCCGCGAGCAGATCAACAGCGCCCTGCGCGGCGTCCTCGACGAGGCCACCGGCAAGTGGGGCGTCCGGGTGAACCGGGTGGAGCTCAAGGCGATCGACCCGCCGCCGTCCATCAAGGACTCGATGGAGAAGCAGATGCGCGCCGAACGGGAGAAGCGCGCGACGATCCTCACCGCCGAGGGGTTCAAGCAGTCCTCGATCCTCACCGCGGAGGGCGAGAAGCAGTCGGCGGTGCTGCGCGCCGAGGGCGAGGCGCAGGCCGCGGTGGTGCGCGCAGACGGCGAGGCGAAAGCGATCCAGCGGGTGTTCCAGGCGATCCACGACGGCGACCCGGACCCGCGGCTGCTGGCCTACCAGTACCTGCAGGCGCTGCCCAACATCGCCAAGGGCGACGCCAACAAGGTGTGGGTGATCCCGGCCGAGCTCACCGGGGCGATGGGTAGCCTGGCACAGGCCTTTTCACGAATCCCTCCGGACGCGCCGAAGCCGTCGGCCCCGCCGGCCGCCGCTGCGGACGAGCCGCCGGCGCTGCCGCCGACCGGTCAGCCCGGGTAG
- a CDS encoding lytic murein transglycosylase: protein MGWATRRLIRAAVPAVLAASVFALLPGGTAAAESPEQAQAAADAAARAVDQLRPQLQTALRAYEASLGNLATDVSAGLTADQQAQDAAVAAAAAQRTQTNRVRALYMSGGSVAVLASLLAATSPTDLLSRLDAVSRVVSSDAVATRRADQIALTVRAEADRQLAKAERTTVTASDVEAAAVRLQDLLAAAEAKLQALSTRAKGLLEAQQAAQALVAAQAEAERAGLAAAATATARGIPADYLALYRGAATTCPGMDWHVLAAIGQVESGHGRNVGPSSAGAEGPMQFLPSTFAAYAVDGNKDGITDIWNPADAVYSAANYLCANGAGRPTGLSGAIFRYNHADWYVQMVLRIAAQLTATYPG, encoded by the coding sequence GTGGGGTGGGCGACGCGCCGGCTGATCCGGGCTGCGGTTCCGGCGGTGCTGGCCGCGTCCGTCTTCGCGCTGCTCCCAGGCGGGACGGCGGCCGCGGAGAGCCCCGAGCAGGCCCAGGCCGCGGCCGACGCGGCGGCCCGGGCCGTCGACCAGCTCCGCCCCCAGCTGCAGACCGCGCTGCGCGCCTACGAGGCCTCGCTGGGCAACCTGGCCACCGACGTCAGCGCCGGCCTGACCGCCGACCAGCAGGCCCAGGACGCCGCGGTCGCGGCCGCCGCCGCCCAGCGCACCCAGACCAACCGGGTCCGGGCGCTGTACATGTCCGGCGGCAGCGTGGCCGTGCTGGCCAGCCTGCTGGCGGCGACCAGCCCGACCGACCTGCTCAGCCGGCTGGACGCCGTCTCCCGGGTGGTCAGCTCGGACGCCGTCGCCACCCGGCGGGCCGACCAGATCGCGCTGACGGTCCGGGCCGAGGCCGACCGGCAGCTGGCCAAGGCCGAGCGCACCACGGTGACCGCCTCGGACGTCGAGGCCGCGGCCGTCCGGCTGCAGGACCTGCTGGCCGCCGCCGAGGCCAAGTTGCAGGCCCTGTCCACCCGGGCGAAGGGCCTGCTCGAGGCCCAGCAGGCCGCCCAGGCGCTGGTCGCGGCTCAGGCCGAGGCCGAGCGCGCGGGCCTCGCGGCTGCCGCCACCGCGACCGCCCGCGGCATCCCGGCCGACTACCTGGCGCTGTACCGCGGCGCGGCGACCACCTGTCCCGGGATGGACTGGCACGTGCTGGCCGCCATCGGCCAGGTGGAGTCCGGGCACGGGCGCAACGTCGGGCCGTCGTCCGCCGGTGCCGAGGGCCCCATGCAGTTCCTGCCGTCGACCTTCGCGGCCTACGCCGTCGACGGGAACAAGGACGGCATCACCGACATCTGGAACCCCGCGGACGCGGTCTACTCGGCGGCCAACTACCTGTGCGCCAACGGCGCCGGCCGCCCGACCGGGCTGAGCGGCGCGATTTTCCGCTACAACCACGCGGACTGGTACGTCCAGATGGTGCTGCGGATCGCCGCGCAGCTGACGGCGACCTACCCGGGCTGA
- a CDS encoding RNA methyltransferase has protein sequence MQSGGVQRIEVDDPADPRLADYVRLTDMQLRRVLEPVGGLFLAEGEKVVRRAVAAGYGVRSVLLARKWLPGLADVLEPLDVPVYAAADDVIEQVTGFAVHRGALASMQRRPLPTPADLLGTARHVAVLEGFTNPTNVGAVFRAAAALGLDAVLLNPLCADPLYRRSVRVSMGAALTLPYARFERWPQGLADIRTAGLTLLALTPAPDAVDLDRLSAEDTRRCAVVLGAEGPGLADSTMAACDRRVRIPMARGVDSLNVAAAAAVAFWQVTRG, from the coding sequence ATGCAGAGTGGGGGGGTGCAGCGGATCGAAGTGGACGACCCGGCGGATCCGCGGCTGGCCGACTACGTCCGGCTCACCGACATGCAGCTGCGCCGGGTCCTCGAGCCGGTGGGCGGGCTGTTCCTCGCCGAGGGGGAGAAGGTGGTCCGCCGGGCCGTCGCGGCCGGCTACGGCGTGCGCTCGGTGCTGCTGGCCCGCAAGTGGCTGCCTGGGCTGGCCGACGTCCTCGAGCCGCTCGACGTCCCCGTCTACGCCGCCGCGGACGACGTCATCGAGCAGGTCACCGGCTTCGCAGTGCACCGCGGTGCCCTCGCCTCGATGCAGCGCCGACCGTTGCCGACACCCGCCGACCTGCTCGGCACCGCCCGGCACGTCGCGGTGCTCGAGGGGTTCACCAACCCGACGAACGTGGGTGCCGTGTTCCGGGCGGCTGCCGCCCTGGGCCTGGACGCCGTCCTACTCAACCCGCTGTGCGCCGACCCGCTGTACCGCCGGTCGGTCCGGGTGTCGATGGGCGCCGCGCTGACCCTGCCCTACGCGCGCTTCGAGCGCTGGCCGCAGGGGCTGGCCGACATCCGCACCGCGGGACTCACCCTGCTCGCGCTCACGCCCGCCCCGGACGCCGTCGACCTGGACCGGCTCAGCGCCGAGGACACCCGCAGGTGCGCCGTCGTCCTGGGCGCCGAGGGGCCCGGCCTGGCCGACAGCACCATGGCTGCCTGCGACCGCCGGGTGCGGATCCCGATGGCCCGCGGCGTCGACTCGCTCAACGTCGCCGCTGCCGCTGCCGTCGCCTTCTGGCAGGTGACCCGTGGCTGA
- a CDS encoding histidine phosphatase family protein, producing the protein MAELVIVRHGETQWSAQRRHTGRTDVELTEDGEAAAVALRPVLADRPFGLVLSSPLLRASRTAELILGHPVETDTDLQEWDYGAFEGRTAEEIRAQEGQGWTIWTATVGPGGLAESLEQVARRADRVSRRAYPVLAAGEDVLLVAHGHLLRVLAARWIGAPADLGRTLLLGPTGRGALGWEREQPVIVRWNVDPPG; encoded by the coding sequence GTGGCTGAGCTCGTCATCGTGCGCCACGGCGAGACGCAGTGGAGCGCGCAGCGCCGGCACACCGGGCGCACCGACGTCGAGCTGACCGAGGACGGCGAGGCGGCCGCGGTGGCGCTGCGCCCGGTGCTGGCGGACCGGCCGTTCGGCCTGGTGCTGAGCAGCCCGCTGCTGCGGGCCAGTCGCACCGCCGAGCTGATCCTGGGCCACCCGGTCGAGACCGACACGGACCTGCAGGAGTGGGACTACGGCGCCTTCGAGGGCCGCACCGCCGAGGAGATCCGGGCGCAGGAGGGCCAGGGCTGGACGATCTGGACGGCGACCGTCGGCCCCGGTGGGCTGGCCGAGTCGCTCGAGCAGGTGGCCCGCCGGGCCGATCGGGTGAGCCGGCGAGCGTATCCGGTGCTGGCTGCGGGGGAGGACGTGCTGCTGGTCGCCCACGGCCATCTGCTGCGCGTGCTGGCCGCCCGCTGGATCGGTGCCCCGGCCGATCTTGGTCGCACCCTGCTGCTCGGGCCGACCGGCCGCGGCGCGTTGGGCTGGGAGCGGGAGCAGCCGGTGATCGTGCGCTGGAACGTCGACCCGCCCGGTTGA
- a CDS encoding metal-sensitive transcriptional regulator: MPGYTADKDQVLARLRRIEGQVRGIHKMVESDTYCIDVLTQVSAATKALQAVALTLMEDHLNHCVVEAAVKGGPEAEAKLREANDAIARLVRS, from the coding sequence ATGCCCGGATACACCGCCGACAAGGACCAGGTGCTCGCCCGGCTGCGCCGCATCGAAGGCCAGGTGCGTGGCATCCACAAGATGGTCGAGAGTGACACCTACTGCATCGACGTCCTCACCCAGGTGTCGGCGGCGACGAAGGCCCTCCAGGCCGTCGCGCTGACCCTCATGGAGGACCACCTCAACCACTGCGTCGTCGAGGCCGCCGTCAAGGGCGGGCCGGAGGCCGAGGCCAAGCTGCGCGAGGCCAACGACGCGATCGCCCGGCTCGTCCGTTCCTGA
- a CDS encoding heavy metal-associated domain-containing protein, protein MNVTTWTVSGMTCDHCVHAVQQEVSAVPGVRSAEVELATGLLTVTSDGPVEEPSLRDAVDEAGYLLVGPALAQPL, encoded by the coding sequence ATGAACGTGACCACCTGGACCGTCTCGGGGATGACCTGCGACCACTGCGTGCACGCCGTGCAGCAGGAGGTCTCCGCGGTCCCCGGCGTCCGGTCGGCCGAGGTCGAGCTCGCCACCGGCCTGCTCACCGTGACCAGCGACGGCCCGGTCGAGGAGCCCAGCCTGCGCGACGCCGTCGACGAGGCGGGCTACCTGCTGGTGGGCCCGGCCCTGGCGCAGCCGCTGTGA
- a CDS encoding heavy metal translocating P-type ATPase yields the protein MSPTDSAPAVVQLEIGGMTCASCAARVEKKLNRMAGVTATVNYATETARVQVSGPVSVADLVQTVEDTGYTAQLPAAPDDDGHGGGGSPAGQDETAALRQRLLISAVLTLPVLLMAMVPALQFDNWQWAALTLASPVVVWGAWPFHRAAWVNLRHGAATMDTLISVGVLAAYGWSLYALFLGDAGMPGMRMPFTLVPRQGSGTDEIYLEVAAAVTTFILAGRYAEARAKRSSGEALRALLSLGAKDVAVLRDGREVRESVDRLAVGDQFVVRPGEKVATDGVVVEGSSAIDSSLLTGESVPVEVGPGGAVTGATVNAGGRLVVRATRVGADTRLAQIGRLVTQAQGGKAAVQRLADRVSAIFVPIVVTVSVGTLGYWLGHGVAVAAAFTAAVAVLIIACPCALGLATPTALLVGTGRGAQLGIIIKGPEVLESTRRVDTVVLDKTGTVTTGRMALTDVVAAAGVDPDLLLRFAGAVEHASEHPIGSAIAGAARERVGDLPDVESFEASRGLGVRGLVDGHVVVAGRVRWLAEEWALRLPAPLVEAVAAAESHGRTAITVGWDGAVTGVLVVADTVKPTSREAVHRLRHLGLTPVLLTGDNAKAAQAGADELGITEVVAEVLPEGKVAEVRRLQAEGRTVAMVGDGVNDAAALATADLGIAMGTGTDAAIEASDLTLVSGDLRTAADAIRLSRRTLGTIKGNLFWAFAYNVAAIPLAAAGFLNPLIAGATMAFSSVFVVTNSLRLRRFAPLPSSPPPSAWPSA from the coding sequence ATGAGCCCCACCGACTCCGCACCCGCCGTCGTCCAGCTCGAGATCGGCGGGATGACCTGCGCCTCCTGCGCGGCCCGGGTGGAGAAGAAGCTCAACCGGATGGCCGGGGTGACGGCCACGGTCAACTACGCCACCGAGACGGCGCGGGTCCAGGTCAGCGGCCCGGTCAGCGTGGCCGACCTCGTGCAGACCGTCGAGGACACCGGCTACACCGCCCAGCTGCCGGCGGCCCCGGACGACGACGGCCACGGCGGCGGCGGCTCGCCGGCCGGCCAGGACGAGACCGCTGCCCTGCGGCAGCGGCTGCTCATCTCGGCCGTCCTCACCCTGCCGGTGCTGCTCATGGCGATGGTCCCGGCGCTGCAGTTCGACAACTGGCAGTGGGCCGCGCTCACGCTGGCCTCTCCGGTCGTGGTGTGGGGCGCCTGGCCGTTCCACCGGGCCGCCTGGGTGAACCTGCGCCACGGCGCGGCCACCATGGACACCCTGATCAGCGTCGGCGTGCTGGCCGCCTACGGCTGGTCGCTCTACGCGCTGTTCCTGGGCGACGCCGGCATGCCGGGGATGCGGATGCCGTTCACGCTGGTGCCCCGCCAGGGTTCCGGCACCGACGAGATCTACCTCGAGGTGGCCGCGGCCGTCACGACGTTCATCCTGGCCGGCCGCTACGCGGAGGCCCGAGCCAAGCGCAGCTCCGGCGAGGCGCTGCGTGCCCTGCTCTCGCTCGGCGCCAAGGACGTCGCGGTCCTTCGTGACGGCCGCGAGGTCCGGGAGTCGGTGGACCGGCTGGCCGTCGGGGACCAGTTCGTCGTCCGGCCAGGGGAGAAGGTGGCCACCGACGGTGTCGTCGTCGAGGGCAGCTCGGCCATCGACAGCAGCCTGCTCACGGGCGAGAGCGTCCCGGTCGAGGTCGGCCCCGGGGGCGCGGTCACCGGGGCCACCGTCAACGCGGGGGGCCGGCTCGTCGTGCGGGCCACCCGGGTGGGCGCGGACACCCGGCTGGCCCAGATCGGCCGCCTGGTCACCCAGGCGCAGGGCGGCAAGGCCGCGGTCCAGCGCCTCGCCGACCGGGTGTCCGCGATCTTCGTCCCCATCGTGGTCACCGTGTCGGTGGGCACGCTGGGGTACTGGCTGGGCCACGGGGTGGCCGTGGCCGCCGCGTTCACGGCGGCCGTCGCCGTGCTGATCATCGCCTGCCCGTGCGCCCTGGGGCTGGCCACCCCGACGGCGCTGCTCGTGGGCACCGGGCGGGGTGCCCAGCTGGGCATCATCATCAAGGGCCCCGAGGTGCTCGAGAGCACCCGCCGGGTGGACACCGTCGTCCTGGACAAGACCGGCACCGTCACCACCGGACGGATGGCCCTCACCGACGTCGTGGCGGCAGCCGGGGTCGACCCGGACCTGCTGCTGCGGTTCGCGGGGGCGGTGGAGCACGCCTCCGAGCACCCGATCGGCAGCGCCATCGCCGGGGCCGCCCGCGAGCGGGTCGGCGACCTGCCGGACGTCGAGTCGTTCGAGGCCAGCCGCGGGCTGGGGGTCCGCGGCCTGGTGGACGGTCACGTCGTGGTGGCCGGCCGGGTCCGCTGGCTGGCCGAGGAGTGGGCCCTTCGCCTGCCCGCGCCGCTCGTCGAGGCGGTCGCCGCCGCCGAGTCGCACGGCCGCACCGCCATCACGGTCGGCTGGGACGGCGCCGTCACCGGTGTCCTCGTGGTGGCCGACACGGTCAAGCCGACCAGCCGCGAGGCCGTGCACCGGCTGCGCCACCTGGGGCTCACCCCGGTGCTGCTCACGGGTGACAACGCCAAGGCCGCGCAGGCGGGCGCCGACGAGCTGGGCATCACCGAGGTTGTGGCCGAGGTGCTGCCCGAGGGCAAGGTCGCCGAGGTCAGGCGGCTGCAGGCCGAGGGCCGCACCGTCGCCATGGTCGGCGACGGAGTGAACGACGCGGCCGCGCTGGCCACCGCCGACCTCGGCATCGCCATGGGGACCGGCACCGACGCCGCGATTGAGGCCAGCGACTTGACCCTGGTCTCGGGCGACCTGCGGACGGCGGCCGACGCGATCCGGCTGTCCCGCCGGACGCTGGGCACGATCAAGGGCAACCTGTTCTGGGCGTTCGCGTACAACGTCGCGGCCATCCCGCTGGCCGCGGCCGGCTTCCTCAACCCGCTGATCGCGGGGGCGACCATGGCGTTCTCGTCGGTGTTCGTGGTGACCAACAGCCTGCGGCTGCGCCGGTTCGCCCCGCTCCCGTCGTCCCCACCGCCCTCCGCCTGGCCCTCTGCATGA
- a CDS encoding alpha/beta hydrolase codes for MSAVRLPGPDETPLPTLSGRLVDTGRYRLHVRRTPSAARRGSARAVYVHGLAGSSLNWTDLMHLLAPALPGVAVDLPGFGLSEAPPDHDYSLGSHTAAVAALIEAEGGRPVHLFGNSLGGAVSVRLAVERPDLVRSLTLVSPALPVFRLKWTNLHMPLMLLPGLPGVLFRLPPASTPDARAELFISLCWADESRLHPDRRAEVVAEVRHREGFEHTDRAYVESLRGLAGGFVARGEGNLWSYAARVERPTLLVFGRRDKLIDVSIAERAGRTIRGAELVVLDDVGHAAQMEAPEEVARLVLARLPSA; via the coding sequence GTGAGTGCGGTGCGGCTGCCCGGGCCGGACGAGACGCCGCTGCCCACCCTGTCCGGGCGCCTGGTGGACACCGGCCGGTACCGGCTGCACGTGCGCCGGACGCCGAGCGCGGCCCGCCGGGGCTCGGCCCGGGCGGTGTACGTGCACGGCCTGGCCGGCTCCTCGCTGAACTGGACCGACCTGATGCACCTGCTCGCGCCCGCGCTGCCGGGGGTCGCGGTCGACCTGCCCGGGTTCGGGCTGTCCGAGGCACCGCCGGACCACGACTACTCGCTGGGGTCGCATACGGCGGCGGTGGCCGCGCTCATCGAGGCCGAGGGCGGCCGGCCGGTCCACCTGTTCGGCAACTCGCTGGGTGGTGCCGTCTCGGTGCGGCTCGCGGTCGAGCGGCCGGACCTGGTGCGCTCGCTCACGCTCGTCTCGCCGGCGCTGCCGGTGTTCCGGCTGAAGTGGACCAACCTGCACATGCCGCTCATGCTGCTGCCGGGGCTGCCCGGGGTGTTGTTCCGGCTGCCCCCAGCGTCCACTCCGGACGCCAGGGCCGAGCTGTTCATCAGCCTGTGCTGGGCCGACGAGAGCCGGCTGCACCCAGACCGTCGCGCCGAGGTCGTCGCCGAGGTACGGCACCGGGAAGGGTTCGAGCACACCGACCGGGCCTACGTGGAGTCGCTGCGCGGCCTCGCTGGTGGGTTCGTGGCCCGGGGCGAGGGCAACCTGTGGAGCTACGCGGCCCGGGTCGAGCGGCCCACGCTGCTCGTCTTCGGCCGCCGGGACAAGCTGATCGACGTGAGCATCGCCGAGCGGGCCGGCCGGACCATCCGCGGCGCCGAGCTCGTGGTCCTCGACGACGTGGGGCACGCGGCCCAGATGGAGGCACCCGAGGAGGTAGCCCGGCTGGTCCTCGCCCGCCTCCCCTCTGCATGA